A stretch of Planococcus citri chromosome 5, ihPlaCitr1.1, whole genome shotgun sequence DNA encodes these proteins:
- the LOC135849180 gene encoding diacylglycerol O-acyltransferase 2-like isoform X2, with amino-acid sequence MREEEGVCVCSPRGILHELNGPAGNVGVVVVGGMAEMIVSRPSTNRLILKNRKGFVKLALKAGSSLVPVYTFGEPNTYDQPFNGKWYKWLQKIRSPQSAGFALFSGPCEPGYLFGLLPYQTPLTTVVGKPIKLPKVENPTNGMVDEYHTKFVQELTKLFEKYKIKYDPQGENAILSIE; translated from the exons ATGAGGGAGGAAGAAG GTGTTTGCGTATGTTCGCCCAGAGGTATTTTACACGAGTTGAATGGGCCTGCTGGTAACGTGGGTGTGGTGGTTGTCGGAGGTATGGCAGAAATGATTGTATCTCGTCCGAGTACTAATCGACTAATTCTGAAGAATCGAAAAGGATTCGTGAAATTGGCCTTAAAAGCTGG ATCATCTTTAGTACCAGTTTATACTTTCGGTGAACCCAATACCTACGATCAACCTTTCAATGGTAAATGGTACAAATGGTTGCAAAAAATTCGTTCACCTCAGAGCGCTGGATTTGCTTTATTCAGCGGTCCTTGTGAACCAGGTTACTTGTTTGGACTTTTACCATACCAAACACCTCTCACTACTGTTG TGGGAAAACCAATCAAGCTACCAAAAGTGGAAAATCCAACGAACGGGATGGTGGATGAATATCACACAAAATTCGTGCAAGAGTTGACcaagttatttgaaaaatataagatCAAATATGATCCTCAAGGAGAAAACGCCATTCTGAGTATCGAATAG
- the LOC135849180 gene encoding diacylglycerol O-acyltransferase 2-like isoform X1, giving the protein MHNIDHNPSSMNNIEEHEYGVQIQNGTKQASFRQNFEKYYDRLSCWMILSMFFCSPFVFLFMCITSPLWIFALIYLWWMYYDRETPHEGGRRQMWLRKSRFWRCSRDYFPIKLVKTAELPPDTTYLFASFPHGFLSIGALINFLTDVNNFDEAFPGLNVYLCSLSTYFKVPFIRDLLLFLCVCVCSPRGILHELNGPAGNVGVVVVGGMAEMIVSRPSTNRLILKNRKGFVKLALKAGSSLVPVYTFGEPNTYDQPFNGKWYKWLQKIRSPQSAGFALFSGPCEPGYLFGLLPYQTPLTTVVGKPIKLPKVENPTNGMVDEYHTKFVQELTKLFEKYKIKYDPQGENAILSIE; this is encoded by the exons ATGCATAACATCGATCACAACCCTTCCTCAATG AATAATATAGAGGAGCACGAATACGGTGTCCAGATTCAGAATGGAACGAAGCAAGCTTCATTTCGACAGAACTTTGAAAAGTATTATGACAGACTGAGCTGTTGGATGATTTTATCGATGTTCTTTTGCAGTCCATTTGTTTTCTTGTTTATGTGCATTACATCGCCACTGTGGATATTTGCCTTAATTTATTTATGGTGGATGTATTACGATCGTGAAACTCCACATGAGGGAGGAAGAAG GCAGATGTGGTTAAGAAAATCACGATTTTGGCGATGTAGCAGAGATTACTTTCCCATTAAACTAGTCAAAACAGCCGAGTTACCACCAGATACGACTTATTTATTCGCTTCATTTCCGCACGGTTTTCTTTCAATCGGTgctctgatcaattttttaaccgATGTCAATAATTTCGACGAAGCTTTTCCAGGCTTAAATGTGTACCTGTGTTCATTGAGTACATATTTCAAGGTCCCCTTTATCAGAGATCTGCTTTTATTTCTAT GTGTTTGCGTATGTTCGCCCAGAGGTATTTTACACGAGTTGAATGGGCCTGCTGGTAACGTGGGTGTGGTGGTTGTCGGAGGTATGGCAGAAATGATTGTATCTCGTCCGAGTACTAATCGACTAATTCTGAAGAATCGAAAAGGATTCGTGAAATTGGCCTTAAAAGCTGG ATCATCTTTAGTACCAGTTTATACTTTCGGTGAACCCAATACCTACGATCAACCTTTCAATGGTAAATGGTACAAATGGTTGCAAAAAATTCGTTCACCTCAGAGCGCTGGATTTGCTTTATTCAGCGGTCCTTGTGAACCAGGTTACTTGTTTGGACTTTTACCATACCAAACACCTCTCACTACTGTTG TGGGAAAACCAATCAAGCTACCAAAAGTGGAAAATCCAACGAACGGGATGGTGGATGAATATCACACAAAATTCGTGCAAGAGTTGACcaagttatttgaaaaatataagatCAAATATGATCCTCAAGGAGAAAACGCCATTCTGAGTATCGAATAG
- the LOC135849182 gene encoding diacylglycerol O-acyltransferase 2-like isoform X3: MSFRQKLEVHYERLGYWAIQTMFILSPFVFIYLFFKPPMWIFNVACISWMIYDRDTPHRGGRRVKWLRKIRFWRCLRNYFPCKLVKTAELPPTTTYLFASFPHGAFCMGPSTNFMTDVNQFDEAFPGLNPYLTTLNGNYYAPFTRDFFLLWGGCAVSPKSILRILNGPAGNVCVIMVGGRTEQKINTPGKNRVFLKNRKGFVRMALTTGSSLVPVFSFGETFLYEEPSSNLYRFLREKLRASFDPEFFLFSGPCTLGHLFGLLPYQRQVTTVVGKPIPVPKVEEPTKELVDKYHKIFVQELVHLFEKYKVKYDPEGEKGTLSIE, translated from the exons ATGTCATTTCGACAGAAGCTTGAGGTGCACTACGAACGATTGGGTTATTGGGCCATTCAAACAATGTTCATCTTGAGTCCATTCGTATTCatctacctatttttcaaaccGCCAATGTGGATATTTAATGTTGCCTGTATTTCATGGATGATTTATGATCGCGACACTCCACACCGAGGAGGCAGAAG AGTCAAATGGCTGAGAAAAATACGTTTCTGGCGCTGCCTGAGAAATTACTTTCCATGTAAATTAGTCAAAACAGCCGAATTGCCACCAACCACCACGTATTTGTTCGCTTCATTTCCACATGGTGCTTTTTGTATGGGCCCTTCCACTAATTTCATGACCGACGTGAATCAATTCGATGAAGCTTTTCCTGGACTAAATCCATATCTGACAACTTTGAACGGCAATTACTATGCGCCATTTACGAGGGATTTCTTCCTACTTTGGG GTGGTTGTGCGGTTTCTCCAAAAAGTATCTTGCGAATCTTGAATGGACCTGCTGGAAACGTTTGCGTAATCATGGTAGGAGGTAGAaccgaacaaaaaattaatacaccAGGCAAgaatcgtgtttttttgaaaaaccgcaAAGGATTTGTAAGAATGGCACTGACAACAGG ctCTTCTTTGGTACCAGTTTTCTCTTTCGGCGAAACATTCCTTTACGAGGAGCCCTCATCTAACCTATACAgatttttacgagaaaaacttcGAGCCAGCTTCGATCCAGAGTTTTTTCTATTCAGTGGCCCTTGCACACTGGGCCATTTGTTTGGACTTTTACCCTACCAACGACAAGTCACCACTGTCG TTGGCAAGCCGATTCCAGTACCAAAGGTTGAAGAACCCACGAAAGAATTGGTCGATAAATATCACAAAATATTTGTGCAAGAGTTGGTGCACttattcgaaaaatataaaGTAAAATATGACCCTGAAGGAGAAAAAGGTACCCTGAGTATCGAATAG
- the LOC135849182 gene encoding 2-acylglycerol O-acyltransferase 2-A-like isoform X1, which produces MQSESDHTSPLMEEIEYGPALVDKTKMSFRQKLEVHYERLGYWAIQTMFILSPFVFIYLFFKPPMWIFNVACISWMIYDRDTPHRGGRRVKWLRKIRFWRCLRNYFPCKLVKTAELPPTTTYLFASFPHGAFCMGPSTNFMTDVNQFDEAFPGLNPYLTTLNGNYYAPFTRDFFLLWGGCAVSPKSILRILNGPAGNVCVIMVGGRTEQKINTPGKNRVFLKNRKGFVRMALTTGSSLVPVFSFGETFLYEEPSSNLYRFLREKLRASFDPEFFLFSGPCTLGHLFGLLPYQRQVTTVVGKPIPVPKVEEPTKELVDKYHKIFVQELVHLFEKYKVKYDPEGEKGTLSIE; this is translated from the exons ATGCAGTCTGAATCTGACCACACCTCTCCATTGATG GAAGAAATTGAATATGGTCCTGCTTTGGTGGATAAAACGAAAATGTCATTTCGACAGAAGCTTGAGGTGCACTACGAACGATTGGGTTATTGGGCCATTCAAACAATGTTCATCTTGAGTCCATTCGTATTCatctacctatttttcaaaccGCCAATGTGGATATTTAATGTTGCCTGTATTTCATGGATGATTTATGATCGCGACACTCCACACCGAGGAGGCAGAAG AGTCAAATGGCTGAGAAAAATACGTTTCTGGCGCTGCCTGAGAAATTACTTTCCATGTAAATTAGTCAAAACAGCCGAATTGCCACCAACCACCACGTATTTGTTCGCTTCATTTCCACATGGTGCTTTTTGTATGGGCCCTTCCACTAATTTCATGACCGACGTGAATCAATTCGATGAAGCTTTTCCTGGACTAAATCCATATCTGACAACTTTGAACGGCAATTACTATGCGCCATTTACGAGGGATTTCTTCCTACTTTGGG GTGGTTGTGCGGTTTCTCCAAAAAGTATCTTGCGAATCTTGAATGGACCTGCTGGAAACGTTTGCGTAATCATGGTAGGAGGTAGAaccgaacaaaaaattaatacaccAGGCAAgaatcgtgtttttttgaaaaaccgcaAAGGATTTGTAAGAATGGCACTGACAACAGG ctCTTCTTTGGTACCAGTTTTCTCTTTCGGCGAAACATTCCTTTACGAGGAGCCCTCATCTAACCTATACAgatttttacgagaaaaacttcGAGCCAGCTTCGATCCAGAGTTTTTTCTATTCAGTGGCCCTTGCACACTGGGCCATTTGTTTGGACTTTTACCCTACCAACGACAAGTCACCACTGTCG TTGGCAAGCCGATTCCAGTACCAAAGGTTGAAGAACCCACGAAAGAATTGGTCGATAAATATCACAAAATATTTGTGCAAGAGTTGGTGCACttattcgaaaaatataaaGTAAAATATGACCCTGAAGGAGAAAAAGGTACCCTGAGTATCGAATAG
- the LOC135847408 gene encoding acyl-CoA wax alcohol acyltransferase 1-like isoform X2 — protein MEAKEYGPTLQDEAKPTTFLQTIIDVYDWLSCWILTLMLFGGPVLFIYMCITPSLRIFALLYLLWVYYDRETIYTGGRRIKWLRKMRVWKYRRDYFPIKLVKTADLPPDTTYLFASFPHGMFVIGASTNFCSDVNHFDEAFPGLTPYMHMQNDILLLPIAREMLLFYGICSVSAESILHVLNGPAGNVSIVTVGGYIEMMKSVPGTNRVVLKTRKGFVRMALKAGSSLVPVYTFGESSTYDQLSSDWYVRLQKKLHSLFWLGGLVLAWGPCKIDHALGLLPYQIPLTTVVGSPIKLPRVEDPSSELVDKYHQIYIQELTSLFDKYKGKYDSRGEKAFLSVE, from the exons ATG GAGGCGAAGGAGTACGGCCCCACATTACAAGATGAAGCAAAACCAACAACATTTCTTCAAACAATTATAGATGTCTACGATTGGCTATCTTGTTGGATTTTAACCCTGATGCTTTTCGGTGGCCCGGTACTTTTTATATACATGTGTATTACTCCATCATTGCGAATTTTCGCTCTGCTGTATTTGCTTTGGGTGTATTACGATCGTGAAACTATCTACACAGGAGGACGAAG AATAAAATGGCTGAGAAAAATGAGAGTTTGGAAATACCGACGAGATTATTTTCCAATCAAGCTGGTGAAAACGGCTGATTTACCACCAGATACCACCTATTTATTCGCTTCTTTTCCACACGGAATGTTCGTGATTGGAGCTTCTACGAACTTCTGCAGCGATGTGAACCATTTCGACGAAGCATTTCCCGGATTAACTCCGTATATGCACATGCAGAATGATATTTTACTTCTTCCGATCGCCAGGGAGATGCTTTTATTTTACG GTATTTGCAGTGTTTCGGCCGAAAGTATTTTACACGTGTTGAATGGACCTGCTGGAAACGTATCCATTGTCACTGTCGGAGGCTacattgaaatgatgaaatccGTTCCAGGCACTAATCGTGTAGTTTTGAAAACTCGTAAAGGATTTGTCAGAATGGCTTTGAAAGCTGG ATCTTCCCTAGTGCCAGTTTATACTTTCGGCGAAAGCAGTACTTATGATCAACTATCGTCAGACTGGTACGTAAGgttacaaaaaaaacttcattccTTGTTCTGGCTAGGAGGTCTGGTTCTAGCCTGGGGTCCTTGTAAAATTGACCACGCACTTGGACTTTTACCCTATCAAATACCCCTCACTACTGTTG TGGGCAGCCCGATAAAATTACCAAGAGTGGAAGATCCTTCGAGTGAATTGGTGGATAAATATCATCAAATATACATTCAAGAGTTGACATCGTTGTTCGATAAATACAAAGGGAAATATGATTCTCGAGGAGAGAAAGCCTTTTTGAgtgttgaataa
- the LOC135848117 gene encoding uncharacterized protein LOC135848117 encodes MGLPPNFADDFAKLMGDVSGIKSSVEKIQTDVDKIISDIQNLQSTTNDHKNRLQDLEEENSELWNKIEEMEQYSRKNNIIINGIPYQEDENLHTIIKNLGDKLETNVSEGDINATHRLPTKKRGQIPPIIVRLNKRSVKDQMIRKSREKRINSSDLDFSQQPPRPIYVSEHLTSFSMSLLSKGVELKKKKLIAGAWSNDGKIFIRPKENDKPIRITQEDQLAKYEHKKGQAKQTAKSKHK; translated from the coding sequence ATGGGCCTGCCTCCGAATTTTGCTGACGATTTCGCGAAATTGATGGGAGATGTATCAGGTATTAAATCATCTGTTGAGAAGATTCAGACTGACGTTGATAAAATAATAAGTGACATTCAAAACCTCCAGTCAACAACTAATGATCATAAAAACAGATTACAAGatttggaagaagaaaacagTGAGTTAtggaataaaattgaagaaatggaGCAGTATAGCCGTAAAAATAACATTATAATTAATGGTATTCCATACCAGGAGGACGAAAATCTCCACACCATAATAAAAAACTTGGGCGATAAACTCGAAACTAATGTATCTGAAGGTGATATAAATGCCACTCACCGTCTTCCTACCAAAAAAAGAGGACAGATCCCGCCAATTATCGTAAGACTGAATAAAAGATCAGTGAAAGATCAAATGATCAGAAAATCCAGAGAGAAAAGGATCAATTCATCGGACTTGGATTTCAGCCAGCAACCTCCGAGACCAATTTACGTTTCCGAGCATTTGACTAGTTTTTCGATGTCACTGCTCTCAAAGGGAGTAgagttgaagaagaagaagcttATCGCTGGAGCTTGGAgtaatgatggaaaaatattcattcgtcCGAAAGAAAATGACAAGCCGATACGAATTACCCAGGAGGACCAACTAGCAAAATACGAACATAAGAAAGGACAGGCGAAGCAGACTGCCAAATCCAAACATAAGTGA
- the LOC135849182 gene encoding diacylglycerol O-acyltransferase 2-like isoform X2 yields the protein MEEIEYGPALVDKTKMSFRQKLEVHYERLGYWAIQTMFILSPFVFIYLFFKPPMWIFNVACISWMIYDRDTPHRGGRRVKWLRKIRFWRCLRNYFPCKLVKTAELPPTTTYLFASFPHGAFCMGPSTNFMTDVNQFDEAFPGLNPYLTTLNGNYYAPFTRDFFLLWGGCAVSPKSILRILNGPAGNVCVIMVGGRTEQKINTPGKNRVFLKNRKGFVRMALTTGSSLVPVFSFGETFLYEEPSSNLYRFLREKLRASFDPEFFLFSGPCTLGHLFGLLPYQRQVTTVVGKPIPVPKVEEPTKELVDKYHKIFVQELVHLFEKYKVKYDPEGEKGTLSIE from the exons ATG GAAGAAATTGAATATGGTCCTGCTTTGGTGGATAAAACGAAAATGTCATTTCGACAGAAGCTTGAGGTGCACTACGAACGATTGGGTTATTGGGCCATTCAAACAATGTTCATCTTGAGTCCATTCGTATTCatctacctatttttcaaaccGCCAATGTGGATATTTAATGTTGCCTGTATTTCATGGATGATTTATGATCGCGACACTCCACACCGAGGAGGCAGAAG AGTCAAATGGCTGAGAAAAATACGTTTCTGGCGCTGCCTGAGAAATTACTTTCCATGTAAATTAGTCAAAACAGCCGAATTGCCACCAACCACCACGTATTTGTTCGCTTCATTTCCACATGGTGCTTTTTGTATGGGCCCTTCCACTAATTTCATGACCGACGTGAATCAATTCGATGAAGCTTTTCCTGGACTAAATCCATATCTGACAACTTTGAACGGCAATTACTATGCGCCATTTACGAGGGATTTCTTCCTACTTTGGG GTGGTTGTGCGGTTTCTCCAAAAAGTATCTTGCGAATCTTGAATGGACCTGCTGGAAACGTTTGCGTAATCATGGTAGGAGGTAGAaccgaacaaaaaattaatacaccAGGCAAgaatcgtgtttttttgaaaaaccgcaAAGGATTTGTAAGAATGGCACTGACAACAGG ctCTTCTTTGGTACCAGTTTTCTCTTTCGGCGAAACATTCCTTTACGAGGAGCCCTCATCTAACCTATACAgatttttacgagaaaaacttcGAGCCAGCTTCGATCCAGAGTTTTTTCTATTCAGTGGCCCTTGCACACTGGGCCATTTGTTTGGACTTTTACCCTACCAACGACAAGTCACCACTGTCG TTGGCAAGCCGATTCCAGTACCAAAGGTTGAAGAACCCACGAAAGAATTGGTCGATAAATATCACAAAATATTTGTGCAAGAGTTGGTGCACttattcgaaaaatataaaGTAAAATATGACCCTGAAGGAGAAAAAGGTACCCTGAGTATCGAATAG
- the LOC135847408 gene encoding acyl-CoA wax alcohol acyltransferase 1-like isoform X1 — protein MLEAKEYGPTLQDEAKPTTFLQTIIDVYDWLSCWILTLMLFGGPVLFIYMCITPSLRIFALLYLLWVYYDRETIYTGGRRIKWLRKMRVWKYRRDYFPIKLVKTADLPPDTTYLFASFPHGMFVIGASTNFCSDVNHFDEAFPGLTPYMHMQNDILLLPIAREMLLFYGICSVSAESILHVLNGPAGNVSIVTVGGYIEMMKSVPGTNRVVLKTRKGFVRMALKAGSSLVPVYTFGESSTYDQLSSDWYVRLQKKLHSLFWLGGLVLAWGPCKIDHALGLLPYQIPLTTVVGSPIKLPRVEDPSSELVDKYHQIYIQELTSLFDKYKGKYDSRGEKAFLSVE, from the exons ATGCTC GAGGCGAAGGAGTACGGCCCCACATTACAAGATGAAGCAAAACCAACAACATTTCTTCAAACAATTATAGATGTCTACGATTGGCTATCTTGTTGGATTTTAACCCTGATGCTTTTCGGTGGCCCGGTACTTTTTATATACATGTGTATTACTCCATCATTGCGAATTTTCGCTCTGCTGTATTTGCTTTGGGTGTATTACGATCGTGAAACTATCTACACAGGAGGACGAAG AATAAAATGGCTGAGAAAAATGAGAGTTTGGAAATACCGACGAGATTATTTTCCAATCAAGCTGGTGAAAACGGCTGATTTACCACCAGATACCACCTATTTATTCGCTTCTTTTCCACACGGAATGTTCGTGATTGGAGCTTCTACGAACTTCTGCAGCGATGTGAACCATTTCGACGAAGCATTTCCCGGATTAACTCCGTATATGCACATGCAGAATGATATTTTACTTCTTCCGATCGCCAGGGAGATGCTTTTATTTTACG GTATTTGCAGTGTTTCGGCCGAAAGTATTTTACACGTGTTGAATGGACCTGCTGGAAACGTATCCATTGTCACTGTCGGAGGCTacattgaaatgatgaaatccGTTCCAGGCACTAATCGTGTAGTTTTGAAAACTCGTAAAGGATTTGTCAGAATGGCTTTGAAAGCTGG ATCTTCCCTAGTGCCAGTTTATACTTTCGGCGAAAGCAGTACTTATGATCAACTATCGTCAGACTGGTACGTAAGgttacaaaaaaaacttcattccTTGTTCTGGCTAGGAGGTCTGGTTCTAGCCTGGGGTCCTTGTAAAATTGACCACGCACTTGGACTTTTACCCTATCAAATACCCCTCACTACTGTTG TGGGCAGCCCGATAAAATTACCAAGAGTGGAAGATCCTTCGAGTGAATTGGTGGATAAATATCATCAAATATACATTCAAGAGTTGACATCGTTGTTCGATAAATACAAAGGGAAATATGATTCTCGAGGAGAGAAAGCCTTTTTGAgtgttgaataa
- the LOC135849179 gene encoding 2-acylglycerol O-acyltransferase 3-like codes for MDESVESESNHTSPLMDEIEYGPALVDRTKMSFRQKLEEQYERLGCWTITTMLFSSPFVFIYLFFKPPMWIFNVAYILWMIYDRETPHRGSRRVKWLRKIRFWRGRRDYFPCKLVKTAEIPPNTTYLFASFPHGFLCYGPSTNIMSDVNQFDEAFPGLNPYLATLNGNYYAPFMRDFYLLWGGCAVSPRSISHILNGPAGNVCVLIVGGRSEQKINTPGKNRVVLKNRKGFVRMALKSGSSLVPVYSFGETFLYKEPTSNLYRRLREKLRASFDPEFFLFRGPCTLGHLFGLLPYQQQVTTVVGKPIPVPKVEEPTKELIDKYHEIFVQEFVQLFEKYKGKYDPEGEEGTLRIE; via the exons ATGGACGAGTCAGTCGAGTCTGAATCTAACCACACCTCTCCATTAATG GACGAAATCGAATATGGACCAGCTTTGGTAGATAGAACGAAAATGTCATTTAGACAGAAGCTCGAGGAGCAATACGAACGATTGGGTTGTTGGACCATTACAACAATGCTCTTCTCGAGCCCATTCGTGTTCatctacctatttttcaaaccGCCAATGTGGATATTTAACGTAGCCTATATTTTATGGATGATTTATGATCGCGAAACTCCACACCGAGGAAGCAGACG AGTCAAATGGCTGAGAAAAATACGTTTCTGGCGCGGCCGAAGAGATTACTTTCCATGTAAATTAGTCAAAACGGCCGAAATACCACCAAACACCACGTATTTGTTCGCTTCATTTCCGCATGGTTTTTTGTGTTATGGCCCCAGCACTAATATCATGAGCGACGTGAATCAATTCGACGAAGCGTTTCCTGGACTGAATCCATATCTGGCGACTTTGAATGGCAATTACTATGCGCCATTTATGAGAGATTTCTACCTACTTTGGG GTGGTTGTGCGGTTTCGCCAAGAAGTATCTCGCATATATTGAATGGACCTGCTGGAAACGTTTGCGTACTAATCGTAGGAGGTAGAagcgaacaaaaaattaatactccAGGCAAGAATCGTGTTGTTTTGAAAAACCGCAAAGGATTTGTAAGGATGGCATTGAAATCTGG CTCTTCCCTGGTACCAGTTTACTCGTTCGGCGAAACATTCCTTTACAAGGAGCCCACATCTAACCTATATAGacgtttacgagaaaaacttcGAGCCAGCTTCGATCCAGAGTTTTTCCTATTCAGAGGTCCTTGCACACTGGGCCATTTGTTTGGTCTTTTACCCTACCAACAACAAGTCACGACCGTCG TTGGCAAACCGATTCCAGTACCAAAGGTGGAAGAACCCACGAAAGAGCTGATCGATAAATATCACGAAATATTTGTGCAAGAGTTTGTgcaattattcgaaaaatacaAAGGAAAATACGATCCTGAAGGAGAAGAAGGTACCCTGCGTATTGAATAG